In Ascochyta rabiei chromosome 2, complete sequence, one genomic interval encodes:
- a CDS encoding Beta-glucosidase: MGPNIALTVMSGVDATMDGHMSQNGGSAMSSASFLVSPFQAFNERAQADGFMLKWWFNNTVVESSGGGMMLSDGSDAEIYETTLGIADGADACVVFINAWAGEGGDRSELANAEGDHLVNTVADNCNNTIVVVNTWATHENVTGVYYGGPLGQSSGHAINDVLFGDVNPSGKLIHTIAKYESDYDPNTQISGESVISFPEDNYIDYKYFDQKNSTPRYEFGFGLSYTTYLFLAYTRLDTLSHVAIDGKSDVGGPPSTVASLSSLLPYTTYAHCSSYISQYLSLPKLEQGRSKEGSKER; encoded by the exons ATGGGTCCCAACATTGCTCTTACCGTCATGTCCGGTGTGGACGCTACCATGGATGGCCACATGTCACAGAATGGTGGCTCGGCCATGTCTTCAGCTAGCTTTCTCGTTAGCCCCTTCCAAGCCTTCAATGAGCGCGCTCAGGCCGATGGCTTCATGCTGAAGTGGTGGTTCAACAACACCGTTGTCGAAAGCTCTGGTGGTGGTATGATGCTCAGCGACGGTTCTGATGCTGAGATATATGAGACGACCCTTGGTATTGCTGACGGCGCTGATGCCTGCGTTGTGTTCATCAACGCTTGGGCTGGTGAGGGAGGTGACAGGAGCGAGTTGGCCAACGCTGAGGGCGACCA CCTTGTGAACACCGTTGCCGACAACTGCAACAACaccatcgtcgtcgtcaacACT TGGGCCACCCACGAGAACGTCACCGGCGTCTATTACGGTGGACCTCTTGGCCAATCCTCTGGCCATGCCATCAACGACGTTCTCTTCGGTGATGTCAATCCCTCCGGCAAGCTCATCCACACCATCGCCAAGTACGAATCCGATTATGACCCGAACACGCAAATCAGCGGGGAGTCCGTGATCAGCTTCCCTGAGGACAACTACATCGACTATAAGTATTTCGATCAGAAGAACTCCACCCCCCGCTACGAATTCGGATTTGGCCTCTCGTACACCACTTACCTCTTCCTGGCGTACACCCGTCTTGATACGCTCTCTCACGTCGCAATTGACGGGAAAAGTGACGTGGGCGGCCCTCCCTCCACTGTCGCAAGCTT GTCTTCGCTCCTGCCTTATACAACGTACGCGCATTGCAGCTCATATATATCCCAGTATCTGAGTCTGCCAAAGCTAGAACAAGGAAGGTCCAAGGAAGGTTCAAAGGAGCGATAA
- a CDS encoding Beta-glucosidase — MGPNIALTVMSGVDATMDGHMSQNGGSAMSSASFLVSPFQAFNERAQADGFMLKWWFNNTVVESSGGGMMLSDGSDAEIYETTLGIADGADACVVFINAWAGEGGDRSELANAEGDHLVNTVADNCNNTIVVVNTWATHENVTGVYYGGPLGQSSGHAINDVLFGDVNPSGKLIHTIAKYESDYDPNTQISGESVISFPEDNYIDYKYFDQKNSTPRYEFGFGLSYTTYLFLAYTRLDTLSHVAIDGKSDVGGPPSTVASL; from the exons ATGGGTCCCAACATTGCTCTTACCGTCATGTCCGGTGTGGACGCTACCATGGATGGCCACATGTCACAGAATGGTGGCTCGGCCATGTCTTCAGCTAGCTTTCTCGTTAGCCCCTTCCAAGCCTTCAATGAGCGCGCTCAGGCCGATGGCTTCATGCTGAAGTGGTGGTTCAACAACACCGTTGTCGAAAGCTCTGGTGGTGGTATGATGCTCAGCGACGGTTCTGATGCTGAGATATATGAGACGACCCTTGGTATTGCTGACGGCGCTGATGCCTGCGTTGTGTTCATCAACGCTTGGGCTGGTGAGGGAGGTGACAGGAGCGAGTTGGCCAACGCTGAGGGCGACCA CCTTGTGAACACCGTTGCCGACAACTGCAACAACaccatcgtcgtcgtcaacACT TGGGCCACCCACGAGAACGTCACCGGCGTCTATTACGGTGGACCTCTTGGCCAATCCTCTGGCCATGCCATCAACGACGTTCTCTTCGGTGATGTCAATCCCTCCGGCAAGCTCATCCACACCATCGCCAAGTACGAATCCGATTATGACCCGAACACGCAAATCAGCGGGGAGTCCGTGATCAGCTTCCCTGAGGACAACTACATCGACTATAAGTATTTCGATCAGAAGAACTCCACCCCCCGCTACGAATTCGGATTTGGCCTCTCGTACACCACTTACCTCTTCCTGGCGTACACCCGTCTTGATACGCTCTCTCACGTCGCAATTGACGGGAAAAGTGACGTGGGCGGCCCTCCCTCCACTGTCGCAAGCTTGTAA